The following coding sequences are from one Maniola jurtina chromosome 14, ilManJurt1.1, whole genome shotgun sequence window:
- the LOC123872179 gene encoding uncharacterized protein LOC123872179 isoform X1, which yields MFNHTTTAFKDTSGATGYRDSRLTKLKRREGMWGGGAQCVHASLPRGARAQPAPTLSGAIASRRPPRPTPPSPTLVAQIDSSVACLWLLTPLSAGTAVVAVLIAVTTNNWLHTQENMLNPAFNGSGKHELVAKHTVSGLWRICHTEPGSTVFHCLDIPYFPLSQYTPDPSDSTTAIPYVVTRSAAPLLLAVLTQAVGALCCVLGHCVKGRRLCTFIAGVLFIISGLIMLTGIVMYISVFKSQVGHKLRYMTFFDTPRMSYSYGYSFGLYISGFVAAELAGTSAIFLFLQWYQKDWITELTEKAKADCRAWDREFAFTDFRERDSTLLERRMMKRDTYPPTGSSAATPRERRRFVFDGDDVPHCSIHKNRRINLSSASLKDLSSSTLYGFPAAPRPTACDNYFEELKEVPQSANTLSGLRSASIFQSQASVASGRFLDTSAVEPPPSREEEMVTFGPGARGADDKPPRHDRAVGTDPYRRTTPV from the exons TAAAACGGAGGGAAGGCATGTGGGGCGGCGGCGCGCAATGCGTGCATGCCTCGCTGCCGCGTGGTGCGCGCGCGCAGCCCGCTCCTACGCTCAGCGGCGCCATCGCTAGCCGCCGCCCGCCCAg GCCCACGCCTCCCTCGCCCACCCTAGTAGCTCAAATTGACTCTTCAGTGGCATGTCTATGGTTACTGACCCCGCTGTCTGCCGGAACCGCTGTGGTTGCTGTCCTCATCGCTGTCACAACCAATAACTGGTTGCATACTCAGGAAAATATGTTAAATCCAGCATTCAACGGGTCTGGGAAACACGAACTCGTTGCCAAACACACTGTGTCGGGACTGTGGCGAATTTGTCATACAGAAC CTGGCAGTACCGTGTTTCATTGTTTGGACATACCATACTTTCCGCTGTCCCAGTACACGCCAGATCCAAGTGATTCTACCACTGCAATACCGT ATGTAGTGACGCGATCTGCCGCCCCACTCCTGCTGGCCGTGTTAACGCAAGCGGTGGGTGCGCTGTGCTGCGTCCTGGGCCACTGTGTGAAGGGAAGAAGACTTTGTACATTTATTGCGGGAGTGCTTTTTATAATATCTG GTCTCATTATGCTGACTGGAATCGTCATGTACATATCTGTTTTCAAATCCCAAGTGGGCCATAAACTTCGTTACATGACATTTTTTGATACTCCAAGAATGTCGTACAGTTACGGCTATTCATTTGGATTATACATAAGCGGGTTCGTCGCAGCAGAGCTTGCGGGAACTTCGGCTATATTCCTCTTCCTACAATGGTACCAAAAAGACTGGATCACAGAATTGACAGAGAAGGCCAAAGCAGACTGTCGCGCGTGGGACCGCGAGTTTGCATTCACGGACTTCAGAGAAAGAGACTCAACGTTGTTAGAAAGACGTATGATGAAAAGGGACACCTATCCTCCGACTGGGTCGTCGGCTGCCACGCCGAGAGAGCGAAGACGATTTGTCTTCGACGGAGACGATGTTCCACATTGCTCAATTCATAAAAATAGGAGGATAAATTTAAGCTCAGCGTCACTTAAGGATTTGTCTTCTTCGACGCTGTATGGATTCCCGGCTGCACCACGACCGACGGCCTGTGACAACTATTTTGAAGAATTGAAAGAAGTTCCTCAGAGTGCGAACACTTTAAGTGGACTCCGAAGTGCTTCGATATTTCAGTCTCAGGCGTCCGTGGCCAGTGGTAGATTTCTAGATACTTCAGCGGTAGAACCTCCTCCCTCGAGAGAAGAAGAAATGGTAACTTTCGGACCTGGGGCGAGAGGGGCAGATGACAAACCACCTCGCCACGATCGTGCGGTCGGCACTGACCCATACCGCAGAACTACCCCCGTTTGA
- the LOC123872174 gene encoding protein I'm not dead yet-like isoform X2: MAVFWVAECIPLAVTSFLPIIIFPLTGIMSTSETCACYMNDTIMMFLGSMWLAYAVEQSGLHMRLALCAIRCVGYSHYKLLFAMSFITMFISMWITNTAATTMMVPINFALLKVFEDHDLLKIYDTGVGENVASDITTCYFCAATFSATIGGIGTLVGTATNFVFKGLFAKMYPNAPEYLSFPKFAAFAIPYMLIMEICVYFYLIVLYFGFLRPHSAAARNAKMPAVGIEAAKKAVEERYKALGRISIWEVLVIILFSIAILLFFSRSPQIFTGWGDAIPEYFNIKDKKFVKDSAAATIVVFFMILLPSSLTFFENCKAKYHGELPEKSIPSVLDWKRMNEVMPYSFMFLLGGGFALSEAAKKEYTDLNGKIGMLLKHFKHLPNLVTILFVITFTIFITNFASNVAVCNVIAPIVMQLAKEINQNPLWYNIAAGFSSSYAFCLPVGTPGNLVVQSAANIPTSKMIKAGIGPTVTTIIITWFCVCFWAPVIWPDLKLLPNWIE, encoded by the exons ATGGCTGTGTTTTGGGTCGCAGAATGCATACCCTTAGCCGTCACTTCGTTTTTACCGATTATCATATTTCCATTGACTGGCATTATGAGCACAAGTGAAACTTGTGCCTGTTATATGAAT GATACAATCATGATGTTCTTGGGGAGTATGTGGCTTGCATATGCTGTTGAGCAGTCAGGCTTACATATGAGGCTAGCCCTCTGTGCAATCCGCTGTGTTGGTTACTCTCACTACAA attattATTTGCAATGTCGTTCATCACAATGTTCATTTCGATGTGGATCACTAACACAGCAGCTACCACCATGATGGTTCCAATTAACTTTGCATTGTTAAAAGTGTTTGAAGAT CATGATTTGCTAAAAATCTACGACACTGGAGTAGGAGAAAATGTTGCATCTGACATAACTACTTGCTATTTCTGTGCAGCTACATTTTCAGCTACTATTG GTGGCATCGGAACTCTAGTTGGTACGGCCACTAACTTTGTATTTAAAGGATTATTTGCAAA GATGTATCCAAATGCTCCAGAATATCTATCATTTCCAAAATTTGCCGCTTTCGCCATACCGTACATGTTGATAATGGAAATATGTGTCTATTTTTATCTCATTGTCTTATACTTTGGTTTCTTAAG ACCCCACAGTGCAGCGGCCAGGAATGCTAAAATGCCAGCTGTAGGCATAGAAGCTGCAAAAAAAGCTGTTGAAGAAAGATATAAAGCTTTAGGCCGTATTTCAATTTGGGAAGTA CTTGTCATTATTCTGTTCAGCATCGCTATACTACTATTTTTCAGCCGATCTCCACAAATATTCACGGGTTGGGGTGATGCTATTcctgaatattttaatattaaggacAAGAAATT CGTAAAAGATTCAGCGGCAGCCACAATAGTAGTATTTTTTATGATACTGTTGCCATCTTCACtgacattttttgaaaattgtaaagcTAAAT ATCATGGCGAGTTGCCAGAAAAAAGCATTCCATCGGTCCTTGATTGGAAGAGAATGAACGAAGTCATGCCCTATAGTTTTATGTTCCTTTTAG GTGGTGGATTTGCTCTTTCGGAAGCGGCGAAAAAAGAGTATACGGATTTGAATGGCAAAATTGGGATGCTCCTGAAACATTTTAAACATTTACCAAATCTCGTCACAATTCTCTTTGTGATTACATTTACTATCTTTATAACGAACTTTGCGTCTAACGTGGCTGTTTGTAACGTCATTGCCCCTATTGTGATGCAACTG GCAAaggaaataaatcaaaatcctCTATGGTACAACATAGCGGCAGGTTTTTCTTCCTCGTACGCATTTTGTTTGCCGGTGGGTACACCAGGGAATTTGGTTGTTCAAAGTGCTGCGAATATACCAACATCGAAAATG ATCAAAGCGGGCATTGGACCAACAGTGACAACAATCATTATAACATGGTTTTGTGTATGTTTTTGGGCTCCAGTTATTTGGCcagatttaaaattattaccaaACTGGATAGAATGA
- the LOC123872173 gene encoding protein I'm not dead yet-like, producing MGALGSIFKKKDPRTPIKGPLPRIKNIFTVHFRGLIGVIVPIALLSWQPSKGQNDITVMCLWFWMAWFFLLQPVNVPVVGLIPLFLLPMAGVMSTVDTCTSYFDDNVALFILAGMIHLLLNSCGADRRIILWLLCSGDSCQFSGKRMVLKASAAAFFMSIISNRLIVTSTIIQYLTPAYMNLQSSTAKYRSTEPDYDVMRHIVLCAVQTASSIGSVAVLHASFATLAMRAIWSRHPPKGEEFPDIFNYLQYTCFAFPLAFLMFIFNFIYHMLLINYVLGKPMSGNSMAQMRNMLLEQEKTAKPSLSTYQKWCIFFYFGYLAMCMFRWSDWLNMGWSGFKKVVPEVPLIKDATVAAIFVVGLHVLPKSFLFMNYLTARTKSDIGEVLKPDSPVMWWRYVDKNTNYGYIFLIGGGIALNTAFRVSKANEIITKHAKSLTGMDWNAAVFVISVIATLLPNVMTGVAAVCTFLPFVLHMATPTTTLRDDTEVNPWTNNNYLAALAVGIGSSLGFAAPFLYTPAYFCHYTGKVPKKQMIKYAIGSAIICFIILGAGICIMGPIVWVSKSVGVKSYAVITAAETTAATESTPEA from the exons ATGGGTGCGTTGGGCTCAATTTT taaaaaaaaagatccgcGGACACCTATAAAAGGACCTTTACCGAGGATAAAGAATATCTTTACAGTACATTTTAGAGGATTGATTGGTGTTATAGTGCCGATAGCTCTTTTATCGTGGCAACCATCAAAAGGACAG aATGATATTACTGTGATGTGCCTTTGGTTCTGGATGGCTTGGTTCTTTTTACTGCAACCAGTTAATGTTCCCGTGGTTGGATTAATTCCATTATTCCTGCTTCCTATGGCAGGAGTCATGTCTACCGTGGACACTTGCACGAGCTATTTTGAC GATAACGTGGCTCTATTTATTTTGGCTGGTATGATCCATCTACTGTTGAACAGTTGCGGTGCAGACCGACGTATAATATTGTGGTTGCTATGTTCAGGAGACAGCTGTCAGTTCTCTGGAAAAAG aatGGTACTAAAGGCCAGTGCTGCAGCTTTTTTCATGTCAATAATAAGCAATAGGCTTATTGTGACGTCTACTATCATTCAGTACTTGACGCCTGCTTACATGAATTTACAG TCCTCTACAGCTAAATACAGATCTACTGAGCCAGACTACGATGTTATGCGTCATATTGTTCTATGTGCTGTACAAACTGCTTCTTCTATAG GGAGTGTAGCTGTTTTGCATGCATCGTTTGCTACGTTGGCTATGCGCGCTATTtggagtag ACATCCACCTAAAGGCGAAGAATTCCCGGATATATTTAACTACTTGCAGTACACCTGTTTCGCGTTCCCCTTGGCTTTCCTGATGTTTATATTCAACTTCATCTACCACATGTTGCtaataaatta tgTATTAGGCAAACCAATGAGCGGAAATAGTATGGCTCAAATGAGGAATATGCTGTTAGAACAGGAAAAAACAGCAAAACCTAGTTTATCGACTTATCAAAAG tGGTGCATCTtcttttatttcggatatctgGCGATGTGCATGTTCCGATGGAGTGATTGGCTAAACATGGGATGGTCTGGATTTAAAAAGGTCGTACCAGAAGTACCACT TATTAAAGATGCCACAGTAGCTGCTATCTTTGTCGTTGGATTACACGTCTTGCCGAAATCATTTTTGTTCATGAACTATTTGACAGCCAGAA CTAAATCAGATATAGGAGAGGTCCTCAAACCAGATTCCCCAGTTATGTGGTGGCGATATGTggataaaaatactaattacggTTACATTTTCTTGATTG GTGGAGGCATAGCGTTAAATACTGCCTTTCGAGTTAGTAAGGCTAACGAAATTATAACTAAACACGCAAAATCATTAACTGGTATGGATTGGAATGCTGCAGTGTTTGTTATAAGTGTCATAGCGACTTTGCTTCCCAATGTGATGACCGGTGTAGCAGCCGTTTGCACGTTTCTACCTTTCGTTTTGCACATG gcaACACCAACCACGACGTTACGGGACGACACAGAAGTGAATCCTTGGACTAACAACAACTATTTAGCTGCACTGGCTGTTGGTATAGGGAGCTCGCTTGGTTTTGCAGCTCCATTTCTTTACACGCCAGCCTACTTTTGTCATTATACGGGAAAAGTGCCTAAAAAACAAATG aTTAAATATGCCATCGGAAGTGCTATTATTTGCTTCATTATATTAGGAGCTGGAATATGTATCATGGGACCTATTGTTTGGGTTTCCAAGAGTGTTGGCGTAAAAAGTTATGCAGTCATAACTGCTGCTGAGACTACGGCAGCTACTGAAAGCACTCCGGAAGCGTaa
- the LOC123872174 gene encoding protein I'm not dead yet-like isoform X1 codes for MENAPDEISLPATASDNVPEEVEDSANPPDDVQQLTIKEKLRLFLRYHWRGILCFVVPLILLPIQLSFPPEKYQWCAYTLVLMAVFWVAECIPLAVTSFLPIIIFPLTGIMSTSETCACYMNDTIMMFLGSMWLAYAVEQSGLHMRLALCAIRCVGYSHYKLLFAMSFITMFISMWITNTAATTMMVPINFALLKVFEDHDLLKIYDTGVGENVASDITTCYFCAATFSATIGGIGTLVGTATNFVFKGLFAKMYPNAPEYLSFPKFAAFAIPYMLIMEICVYFYLIVLYFGFLRPHSAAARNAKMPAVGIEAAKKAVEERYKALGRISIWEVLVIILFSIAILLFFSRSPQIFTGWGDAIPEYFNIKDKKFVKDSAAATIVVFFMILLPSSLTFFENCKAKYHGELPEKSIPSVLDWKRMNEVMPYSFMFLLGGGFALSEAAKKEYTDLNGKIGMLLKHFKHLPNLVTILFVITFTIFITNFASNVAVCNVIAPIVMQLAKEINQNPLWYNIAAGFSSSYAFCLPVGTPGNLVVQSAANIPTSKMIKAGIGPTVTTIIITWFCVCFWAPVIWPDLKLLPNWIE; via the exons ATGGAGAACGCTCCCGATGAAATTTCTCTGCCAGCTACTGCTAGTGACAATGTTCCTGAGGAAGTCGAAGACAGCGCTAACCCTCC agaCGATGTTCAGCAACTAACCATCAAGGAGAAATTGCGCTTGTTTCTTCGTTACCATTGGCGTGGCATATTGTGCTTTGTTGTACCTTTAATTTTGTTACCAATACAGCTCTCCTTTCCACCAGAG AAATATCAATGGTGTGCCTACACTCTGGTGCTGATGGCTGTGTTTTGGGTCGCAGAATGCATACCCTTAGCCGTCACTTCGTTTTTACCGATTATCATATTTCCATTGACTGGCATTATGAGCACAAGTGAAACTTGTGCCTGTTATATGAAT GATACAATCATGATGTTCTTGGGGAGTATGTGGCTTGCATATGCTGTTGAGCAGTCAGGCTTACATATGAGGCTAGCCCTCTGTGCAATCCGCTGTGTTGGTTACTCTCACTACAA attattATTTGCAATGTCGTTCATCACAATGTTCATTTCGATGTGGATCACTAACACAGCAGCTACCACCATGATGGTTCCAATTAACTTTGCATTGTTAAAAGTGTTTGAAGAT CATGATTTGCTAAAAATCTACGACACTGGAGTAGGAGAAAATGTTGCATCTGACATAACTACTTGCTATTTCTGTGCAGCTACATTTTCAGCTACTATTG GTGGCATCGGAACTCTAGTTGGTACGGCCACTAACTTTGTATTTAAAGGATTATTTGCAAA GATGTATCCAAATGCTCCAGAATATCTATCATTTCCAAAATTTGCCGCTTTCGCCATACCGTACATGTTGATAATGGAAATATGTGTCTATTTTTATCTCATTGTCTTATACTTTGGTTTCTTAAG ACCCCACAGTGCAGCGGCCAGGAATGCTAAAATGCCAGCTGTAGGCATAGAAGCTGCAAAAAAAGCTGTTGAAGAAAGATATAAAGCTTTAGGCCGTATTTCAATTTGGGAAGTA CTTGTCATTATTCTGTTCAGCATCGCTATACTACTATTTTTCAGCCGATCTCCACAAATATTCACGGGTTGGGGTGATGCTATTcctgaatattttaatattaaggacAAGAAATT CGTAAAAGATTCAGCGGCAGCCACAATAGTAGTATTTTTTATGATACTGTTGCCATCTTCACtgacattttttgaaaattgtaaagcTAAAT ATCATGGCGAGTTGCCAGAAAAAAGCATTCCATCGGTCCTTGATTGGAAGAGAATGAACGAAGTCATGCCCTATAGTTTTATGTTCCTTTTAG GTGGTGGATTTGCTCTTTCGGAAGCGGCGAAAAAAGAGTATACGGATTTGAATGGCAAAATTGGGATGCTCCTGAAACATTTTAAACATTTACCAAATCTCGTCACAATTCTCTTTGTGATTACATTTACTATCTTTATAACGAACTTTGCGTCTAACGTGGCTGTTTGTAACGTCATTGCCCCTATTGTGATGCAACTG GCAAaggaaataaatcaaaatcctCTATGGTACAACATAGCGGCAGGTTTTTCTTCCTCGTACGCATTTTGTTTGCCGGTGGGTACACCAGGGAATTTGGTTGTTCAAAGTGCTGCGAATATACCAACATCGAAAATG ATCAAAGCGGGCATTGGACCAACAGTGACAACAATCATTATAACATGGTTTTGTGTATGTTTTTGGGCTCCAGTTATTTGGCcagatttaaaattattaccaaACTGGATAGAATGA
- the LOC123872179 gene encoding voltage-dependent calcium channel gamma-4 subunit isoform X2 gives MWGGGAQCVHASLPRGARAQPAPTLSGAIASRRPPRPTPPSPTLVAQIDSSVACLWLLTPLSAGTAVVAVLIAVTTNNWLHTQENMLNPAFNGSGKHELVAKHTVSGLWRICHTEPGSTVFHCLDIPYFPLSQYTPDPSDSTTAIPYVVTRSAAPLLLAVLTQAVGALCCVLGHCVKGRRLCTFIAGVLFIISGLIMLTGIVMYISVFKSQVGHKLRYMTFFDTPRMSYSYGYSFGLYISGFVAAELAGTSAIFLFLQWYQKDWITELTEKAKADCRAWDREFAFTDFRERDSTLLERRMMKRDTYPPTGSSAATPRERRRFVFDGDDVPHCSIHKNRRINLSSASLKDLSSSTLYGFPAAPRPTACDNYFEELKEVPQSANTLSGLRSASIFQSQASVASGRFLDTSAVEPPPSREEEMVTFGPGARGADDKPPRHDRAVGTDPYRRTTPV, from the exons ATGTGGGGCGGCGGCGCGCAATGCGTGCATGCCTCGCTGCCGCGTGGTGCGCGCGCGCAGCCCGCTCCTACGCTCAGCGGCGCCATCGCTAGCCGCCGCCCGCCCAg GCCCACGCCTCCCTCGCCCACCCTAGTAGCTCAAATTGACTCTTCAGTGGCATGTCTATGGTTACTGACCCCGCTGTCTGCCGGAACCGCTGTGGTTGCTGTCCTCATCGCTGTCACAACCAATAACTGGTTGCATACTCAGGAAAATATGTTAAATCCAGCATTCAACGGGTCTGGGAAACACGAACTCGTTGCCAAACACACTGTGTCGGGACTGTGGCGAATTTGTCATACAGAAC CTGGCAGTACCGTGTTTCATTGTTTGGACATACCATACTTTCCGCTGTCCCAGTACACGCCAGATCCAAGTGATTCTACCACTGCAATACCGT ATGTAGTGACGCGATCTGCCGCCCCACTCCTGCTGGCCGTGTTAACGCAAGCGGTGGGTGCGCTGTGCTGCGTCCTGGGCCACTGTGTGAAGGGAAGAAGACTTTGTACATTTATTGCGGGAGTGCTTTTTATAATATCTG GTCTCATTATGCTGACTGGAATCGTCATGTACATATCTGTTTTCAAATCCCAAGTGGGCCATAAACTTCGTTACATGACATTTTTTGATACTCCAAGAATGTCGTACAGTTACGGCTATTCATTTGGATTATACATAAGCGGGTTCGTCGCAGCAGAGCTTGCGGGAACTTCGGCTATATTCCTCTTCCTACAATGGTACCAAAAAGACTGGATCACAGAATTGACAGAGAAGGCCAAAGCAGACTGTCGCGCGTGGGACCGCGAGTTTGCATTCACGGACTTCAGAGAAAGAGACTCAACGTTGTTAGAAAGACGTATGATGAAAAGGGACACCTATCCTCCGACTGGGTCGTCGGCTGCCACGCCGAGAGAGCGAAGACGATTTGTCTTCGACGGAGACGATGTTCCACATTGCTCAATTCATAAAAATAGGAGGATAAATTTAAGCTCAGCGTCACTTAAGGATTTGTCTTCTTCGACGCTGTATGGATTCCCGGCTGCACCACGACCGACGGCCTGTGACAACTATTTTGAAGAATTGAAAGAAGTTCCTCAGAGTGCGAACACTTTAAGTGGACTCCGAAGTGCTTCGATATTTCAGTCTCAGGCGTCCGTGGCCAGTGGTAGATTTCTAGATACTTCAGCGGTAGAACCTCCTCCCTCGAGAGAAGAAGAAATGGTAACTTTCGGACCTGGGGCGAGAGGGGCAGATGACAAACCACCTCGCCACGATCGTGCGGTCGGCACTGACCCATACCGCAGAACTACCCCCGTTTGA